Proteins encoded together in one Lathyrus oleraceus cultivar Zhongwan6 chromosome 5, CAAS_Psat_ZW6_1.0, whole genome shotgun sequence window:
- the LOC127081112 gene encoding uncharacterized protein LOC127081112: MAGRNAGRNNEALAAAMQAMAQAFQNPPNADENVGSRSLATFQRENPPTFLGRYDPEGALAWLKEIERIFRVMDCTLVQKIRYGTHKLSGEAVIEDVRGKKDIEFLELKQGNLSVTEYAAKFTELAKFYPHYDGANAEFSKCIKFENGLHPEIKKVVGYQKIRVFADLIDSCRIFEEDNNAHYKILFEKRGRGQHSRGKPYETPVGKRKQKVVPGRRTSGGDASANVICFKCGKLGHKSNVCRLGETRCFRCGMPGHAARDCKQKDVVCFNCGEGGHISAKCQKPKRGQESGKVFALSGTQTTNEDGLVLGTCFINSIPLITIIDTGATHCFVAADCVERLGLSLSSLGRDMIVEVPAKGTVSTSLVCKSCPLSIFGKDFVVDLVCLPLVGLVVVLGMDWLKSNYVHINCYNNTVRFSSAEEEGRTELLSKKQLEEFIEEDALVFLLMASLSVESQAVIADLSVVCNFHEVFPDEIPSAPPEREVEFTIDLVSGTRPISVAPYRMSASELAELKSQLEDLLERKFVRPSVSPWGAPVLLVTKKTEACDFVLIIDN, encoded by the exons ATGGCTGGAAGAAACGCTGGGAGGAATAATGAGGCTCTTGCTGCAGCTATGCAGGCAATGGCTCAGGCGTTCCAGAACCCACCCAATGCTGACGAGAACGTGGGGTCTCGTAGTCTGGCGACGTTTCAGAGGGAGAACCCGCCTACTTTTCTGGGTAGGTATGATCCTGAAGGAGCCTTGGcttggttgaaggagattgaaagaatcttcagagtgaTGGATTGCACTCTTGTGCAAAAGATCCGTTATGGAACTCATAAGCTGTCAGGTGAAGCCGTGATTG aAGATGTGCGAGGAAAGAAAGATATTGAATTCCTCGAGTTGAAGCAAGGGAACTTGTCAGTcacggagtatgctgctaagttcactgAATTGGCTAAGTTCTATCCTCACTATGATGGAGCAAATGCCGAATTCTCtaagtgcatcaagtttgaaaatggattgcATCCGGAAATTAAGAAAGTTGTGGGATATCAAAAGATTCGCGTCTTTGCAGATCTGATTGATAGTTGTAGAATCTTTGAAGAGGACAACAATGCACACTATAAGATCTTGTTTGAGAAGAGAGGAAGAGGCCAACACAGTCGTGGTAAGCCATATGAAACTCCGGTTGGAAAACGGAAACAAAAAGTGGTTCCGGGTCGAAGAACAAGTGGGGGAGATGCTTCTGCTAATGTTATCTGTTTCAAGTGTGGAAAGTTGGGTCACAAGAGTAATGTGTGTAGGCTTGGTGAAACGAGATGTTTCCGTTGTGGTATGCCGGGACATGCGGCTCGTGATTGTAAGCAGAAGGATGTTGTTTGCTTTAACTGTGGGGAAGGAGGACATATCAGTGCTAAATGTCAGAAGCCAAAGAGGGGACAAGAGAGTGGTAAAGTGTTTGCTTTGTCGGGAACTCAGACTACAAATGAAGATGGACTTGTTCTAGGTACTTGTTTCATTAATAGCAttcctttaattactattattgataccggtgccACACACTGTTTTGTTGCTGCGGATTGTGTTGAAAGATTGGGTCTTTCTTTGTCTTCCTTGGGTAGAGATATGATTGTTGAGGTTCCCGCTAAGGGAACGGTATCTACGTCTCTTGTGTGTAAGAGTTGCCCCTTGTCAATATTTGGTAAAGATTTTGTAGTTGATCTTGTTTGTTTGCCGCTTGTAGGGTTGGTTGTAGTATTGGGTATGGACTGGTTGAAATCCAACTATGttcatattaattgctacaaCAACACTGTGAGGTTTTCTTCTGCCGAAGAAGAGGGAAGAACAGAATTGTTATCCAAGAAACAATTGGAGGAGTTCATAGAAGAAGACGCGTTGGTGTTCTTGTTGATGGCAAGCTTGTCTGTGGAGAGTCAGGCTGTAATTGCAGACTTGTCGGTGGTGTGTAATTTCCATGAAGTTTTTCCCGATGAGATTCCTAGTGCACCGCCAGAAAGAGAAGTTGAGTTCACTATTGACCTTGTATCTGGTACTAGACCCATCTCTGTGGCGCCGTATAGGATGTCAGCATCAGAGTTGGCTGAACTGAAGAGTCAGCTAGAGGATTTGCTTGAAAGGAAGTTTGTGAGACCTAGTGTATCACCTTGGGGAGCTCCAGTTTTGCTGGTGACAAAAAAGACGGAAGCATGCGactttgtattgattatagacaattga